GTGAGGCGCATGTAGGTACTGCATCCCTGCGAGCCGTGGACGAGCGCCATCGCTCTCTCGATACCCCGGAACGCGATGATGCCCCCGAGCGGCATGCAGTGCTGGCACTGGTTCTCGTTCACCTGCCGGACCATACCGGAATTCCCGTCCGGCACCATCAGGCACCTCCCGCCGGGGTCCGGAGGTACTTCCAGACCGGGGAGCAGGTGGTGACGTACACCTCGCGGGCAAAATTCACGGCACCGTCGAACCCTGCAAGGCACTCCTTGCGGTCATGGTTGTGGTCCACGAAACCAACGCCCAGTTTGTAAGCGAGCACGCGTTCCTTGACGCCGCCGGCCATGACATCGACCTGCTTTTCGATAAGGAACCGCTCGATCTCGGCCGGGTTGGTGTCGTCAACCACGATCGCTCCTTCGTCAAGGAGACTCGTTATGGTCGCGTACTCCTCGGTTTTGCCGGTCTGGGTGCCGGTGAGGACGATCTCCATCCCGAGCTCGCGGAGCTGCCGGATCAGGGCAACGGCCTTGTAGGCCCCGCCCACGTAGATCGCTGCCCGTCTGCCGGCCAGTTTCTGCCGGTAGCGTTCGATTGCCGGGCGGATGCGGGCCATCTCCCGCTCAATGAGCGCTTCGGCCCGTGCGGTGATGGCCGGGTCATCGTAGAACCGGGCAATCTTCCGCAGGCTTTCAGCCGTGTTTTCGGCGCCGAAGAAATTGACATCCATGAATGGGGTGCCGAACTCTTTCTCGAGCTGCTGGGCCACCCAGTGCATCGAGCCCGTGCACTGCACAAGGTTGAGGCACGCACCGGGTGCCTGTTTCAGGGTCGCTACCGTCGAGTCGCCGGTGAAGGCTACGTTGATCTCAATGCCCATCTCGGCCAGGTAGCGCCGGGCAAGCCACATCTCGCCGCCCAGGTTATACTCTCCGAGAAAGTTGAGCTTCTGCGTCTTTTTGACCAGTTCTCCCTCTTTTGGCATGATCAGCCGCATGAGGGCGAGGGCCGCGGCCCGGTACCCTACCACCTTGTTGCCGGAGATGAAGCCGCTCGACTCGACCGGGATCACCTCGGTCTGGTGGTGGCGCGTTGCATTCCTGCATACAGCGATGATGTCGTCGCCAATCATGCCGGTCACGCAGGTCGCGTACACGAAGATTGCGGGGGGGTGGTATTTCTCAACGATCTCATCGATGCAGGCGGCGAGTTTCTTCTCGCCACCGAAAATCACGTCCCGCTCCTTCATGTCGGTCGAGAAACTGTTCCGGTACATCTCCGACCCGCTCGACAGGCTTCCCCGGATGTCCCAGGTATATGCAGCGCAGCCGATCGGGCCGTGGACGAGGTGGACTGCGTCCGTGACCGGGTTTAAGACCACGCGGGCCCCGCAGAAGACGCAGGCACGCTGGCTGACGGAGCCGGCCAGGCTGTCATCAGTGCAGTGGATGCTGGTCTTGCTTTTACCGGTAGTCAGGATGGAGTCCTGGCGTTCGCTGATACAGGCCGATCCTTCGGGGATTAGAGAGAGGGTATCCATTTTTCACTTCCGGTCATTACCCGTTATAACACAAGTTCAAAGTCTTCATCCAGGCAATCGCGGTCCCGGCGGTCAAGGAGAGCATTGCTGATCTGCTCTATCAGGCGCAGGCATCCCCGGTAACCGACAACCGGCATGAGCGGGTGGACGGCCCGGTCCAGGATCGGGAACCCGAAACGGACGAACGGGACATCCTCGGCCCGGGCAATGTACTTGCCATAAGATGTGCCGATGAGGAGATCCACCGGTGCTTCCCGGATCCATTGCTGGAGTTCGAAAAGATCGCCTTCCGCTTTGACTCTTGAGCCGGTTATCCCGGCATCTTCGAGCATCGTTGAGACTTCGGTTTCGAAGGTTTTACCGGGTGTGCCCGTAAGGACGTACACCGGGACCATGCCCATCGTGATCAGGAACGCGGTGAGCGCTATCACATGGTCGGGATCACCGAAGACTGCGACCCGCTTTCCCTGGTAGTGGAAATGCGTGTCGATCAGCGTATCGATGACCTGCCCGCGTTCGAGCGTGAGGGAAGCGGGGATCCCGACCCCGAACCAGTCCCTGATCGCCATGATGAAATCGTCGGTCGCTTTTATGCCGATGGGCAGCCTGAGCGGGATACCGGTCACACCGCATTTATCCTGCAACAGATCGGCAGCATCGTTCGATGCGAAGGATCCGAGGGCAAGGGTAACCTCCGAATTGCCCGCATCGCGGATTTCGGCGACAGTGGTACCGCCATCAGGGTACATCTGGTACCTGCTGGTCAGCGGGGTGTCGAGCACGCCCGACGTGTCCGGGAACATGATCATTTTTACACCGAGTGCGTCAACCATCCGCCGGATCTCCCGCATGTCGCCGGGATTGACAAAGCCGGGCAGGACGTTCATCTGCGACTTTTTTTGGGGACTGTCGGACCGGGCAAGATACGAGACCATAGCCCTGCACATGCCGGAGAACCCGGTAACGTGGGAGCCCTGGTAACTCGGGGTGTTGACGTGGATGACCGTTTTTCCTTCCGGGATCTCTGCCTGTTTGATTATGCTCGGGAGATCGTCACCGATCGTCTCAGAGAGGCAGGTGGTATGGACCGCCATGATCTCGGGATTGTAGATCGCAAAGACGTTTTTTATGGAGGTCTTTAAGTTCGCAGCCCCGCCGAAAACCGAGGCGCCTTCGGTAAAGGAACTGGACGACGCGAGCACCGGGTCCCGGAAATGCCGGGTCAGGTGCATGCGGTGGTACGCACAGCAGCCCTGCGAGCCGTGGCTGTGGGGCAGGCAGCCGTGGATGCCGAGCGCGGCATACATGGCGCCGAGCGGCTGGCAGGTTTTTGCCGGGTTGATCTTGCCGGTCGTGTGTTCGACCGGGCCTTCCGGTATGCATTCAAGCATGGGTTTCACTTCCTTCGCTGTTCTCTTTCTCCCAGGGGGGAGTGATCAGTTTCCAGGCCGGGGAAGTCAGGGCATTGACTACGTCCCTGGCAAAGTTCAGGGCGCCGTTGTAACCGGCGTACGGCCCGCTGTAGTCATAGGCGTGCAGCTGTTTGGACGCAACGCCCATCTTGTGGACAATGTACTTGTCCCGCACTCCCGAGAGGAACAGGTCGGGTTTTGCCGTCCGGATCAGGACTTCGACCTCGTGATGGTTTGCATCGTCGATAATGACCTGCCCGTCCTTCATGTTCGGGTAGATGCCCTCGTAGTAGCTGAGCGGGACCTTGCATTTGAGTTCGTCGAACTTCTCCTTCGACATGTTCAGGTGGACGTGGGCATCCTGGTACATCTTCTCATCGGCCACGAGATGGAGCTCGGGGATGTTTTTCGAGTCCGCATCGCTCTTGATCGTGGGGATGACCTGACGGCCTTCGTAGTCGTCCCGGTGGGCGAACTCGTAGCCGGCAATGATCATCTCCATGCCGAGGTCGCGGAGCAGGTACTGGTAGTGGTGGCTCCGTGAACCGCCGACGATCGCAAACGCGGTCTTGCCTTTGAGGATCTTGCCGTACTGCTCAAGGGCCGGGGCGACCCGTGCGGTCTCCCGGGCAATGACTGCTTCCGTCTGTCTGTTGAGTTCCTCGTCCCCGAAACACCGGGCCACCTGGCGCAGCGACTGGTTCGTGGAATCGATCCCGATAAAGTTGACTTTCAGCCACGGCGTGCCGTACTTGGTCTCCATCATCTCGGCTATGTAGTTGATCGAGCGGTGGCACTGGACAAGGTTCAGGTCAGCGAGGTGCAGGTTTTTGATGTCCAGGTAA
Above is a window of uncultured Methanoregula sp. DNA encoding:
- the nifE gene encoding nitrogenase iron-molybdenum cofactor biosynthesis protein NifE, with translation MDTLSLIPEGSACISERQDSILTTGKSKTSIHCTDDSLAGSVSQRACVFCGARVVLNPVTDAVHLVHGPIGCAAYTWDIRGSLSSGSEMYRNSFSTDMKERDVIFGGEKKLAACIDEIVEKYHPPAIFVYATCVTGMIGDDIIAVCRNATRHHQTEVIPVESSGFISGNKVVGYRAAALALMRLIMPKEGELVKKTQKLNFLGEYNLGGEMWLARRYLAEMGIEINVAFTGDSTVATLKQAPGACLNLVQCTGSMHWVAQQLEKEFGTPFMDVNFFGAENTAESLRKIARFYDDPAITARAEALIEREMARIRPAIERYRQKLAGRRAAIYVGGAYKAVALIRQLRELGMEIVLTGTQTGKTEEYATITSLLDEGAIVVDDTNPAEIERFLIEKQVDVMAGGVKERVLAYKLGVGFVDHNHDRKECLAGFDGAVNFAREVYVTTCSPVWKYLRTPAGGA
- the nifK gene encoding nitrogenase molybdenum-iron protein subunit beta, with product MLECIPEGPVEHTTGKINPAKTCQPLGAMYAALGIHGCLPHSHGSQGCCAYHRMHLTRHFRDPVLASSSSFTEGASVFGGAANLKTSIKNVFAIYNPEIMAVHTTCLSETIGDDLPSIIKQAEIPEGKTVIHVNTPSYQGSHVTGFSGMCRAMVSYLARSDSPQKKSQMNVLPGFVNPGDMREIRRMVDALGVKMIMFPDTSGVLDTPLTSRYQMYPDGGTTVAEIRDAGNSEVTLALGSFASNDAADLLQDKCGVTGIPLRLPIGIKATDDFIMAIRDWFGVGIPASLTLERGQVIDTLIDTHFHYQGKRVAVFGDPDHVIALTAFLITMGMVPVYVLTGTPGKTFETEVSTMLEDAGITGSRVKAEGDLFELQQWIREAPVDLLIGTSYGKYIARAEDVPFVRFGFPILDRAVHPLMPVVGYRGCLRLIEQISNALLDRRDRDCLDEDFELVL
- the nifD gene encoding nitrogenase molybdenum-iron protein alpha chain, producing MTGTDVTLEEMLGPYPDTVKKNRKKHLIVKDEAAECCPQIEANTRTIPGIISQRGCAYAGCKGVVVGPIKDMITITHGPVGCGYYSWGTRRNKARADDTTPKEKIYSQLCFITDMQEPDIVFGGEKKLAKMIDEVVSAFHPRAINICATCPVGLIGDDINAVAKAAQERHGIQVIAYNCEGYKGVSQSAGHHIANNNLMEKVIGTGTERKAEKHVINILGEYNIGGDGWELERILKEIGYTVNCILTGDSSYLDIKNLHLADLNLVQCHRSINYIAEMMETKYGTPWLKVNFIGIDSTNQSLRQVARCFGDEELNRQTEAVIARETARVAPALEQYGKILKGKTAFAIVGGSRSHHYQYLLRDLGMEMIIAGYEFAHRDDYEGRQVIPTIKSDADSKNIPELHLVADEKMYQDAHVHLNMSKEKFDELKCKVPLSYYEGIYPNMKDGQVIIDDANHHEVEVLIRTAKPDLFLSGVRDKYIVHKMGVASKQLHAYDYSGPYAGYNGALNFARDVVNALTSPAWKLITPPWEKENSEGSETHA